A section of the Streptomyces sp. NBC_00178 genome encodes:
- the ftsZ gene encoding cell division protein FtsZ, with protein sequence MAAPQNYLAVIKVIGVGGGGVNAINRMIEVGLKGVEFIAINTDAQALLMSDADVKLDVGRELTRGLGAGANPAVGRKAAEDHREEIEEVLKGADMVFVTAGEGGGTGTGGAPVVANIARSLGALTIGVVTRPFTFEGRRRANQAEDGIAELREEVDTLIVIPNDRLLSISDRQVSVLDAFKSADQVLLSGVQGITDLITTPGLINLDFADVKSVMSEAGSALMGIGSARGDDRAVAAAEMAISSPLLEASIDGARGVLLSISGGSDLGLFEINEAAQLVSEAAHPEANIIFGAVIDDALGDEVRVTVIAAGFDGGQPPARRETVLGAGAGKREEPAPPARTAEPARPAGGLGSVPPREEPKAPVEPVPVANESSVPPASPPHVPTARPYQDSQAEELDVPDFLK encoded by the coding sequence GTGGCAGCACCGCAGAACTACCTCGCAGTCATCAAGGTCATCGGTGTCGGCGGCGGTGGTGTCAATGCCATCAACCGAATGATCGAGGTCGGTCTCAAGGGCGTCGAGTTCATCGCGATCAACACCGATGCGCAAGCACTGTTGATGAGCGACGCCGACGTCAAGCTCGACGTCGGCCGTGAACTCACCCGCGGCCTCGGCGCCGGGGCGAACCCGGCCGTCGGTCGTAAGGCGGCAGAGGACCACCGTGAGGAGATCGAGGAGGTCCTCAAGGGGGCCGACATGGTCTTCGTCACCGCCGGAGAAGGCGGCGGCACCGGCACCGGCGGCGCACCCGTCGTCGCCAACATCGCCCGCTCGCTGGGCGCCCTGACGATCGGCGTGGTCACGCGCCCGTTCACCTTCGAGGGCCGGCGGCGCGCGAACCAGGCGGAGGACGGCATCGCCGAGCTCCGCGAAGAGGTCGACACCCTCATCGTCATCCCCAACGACCGGCTGCTGTCCATCTCGGACCGCCAGGTCAGCGTGCTCGACGCCTTCAAGTCGGCCGACCAGGTGCTGCTCTCGGGCGTCCAGGGCATCACCGACCTGATCACGACCCCGGGTCTGATCAACCTCGACTTCGCCGACGTCAAGTCGGTCATGTCCGAGGCCGGATCGGCACTCATGGGCATCGGATCGGCGCGCGGCGACGACCGCGCGGTGGCCGCGGCGGAGATGGCGATCTCCTCGCCGCTCCTGGAGGCGTCCATCGACGGCGCCCGCGGTGTCCTGCTCTCCATCTCCGGCGGCAGCGACCTCGGTCTCTTCGAGATCAACGAGGCCGCCCAGCTGGTGAGCGAGGCGGCACACCCGGAGGCGAACATCATCTTCGGCGCGGTCATCGACGACGCGCTGGGCGACGAGGTGCGCGTCACCGTCATCGCGGCGGGCTTCGACGGCGGACAGCCGCCGGCCCGCCGGGAGACCGTGCTCGGCGCGGGTGCCGGGAAGCGCGAGGAGCCGGCGCCGCCGGCCCGGACCGCCGAGCCGGCCCGTCCGGCGGGCGGCCTGGGGTCGGTGCCTCCGCGCGAGGAGCCCAAGGCTCCGGTCGAGCCGGTACCGGTGGCGAACGAGAGCTCGGTCCCGCCGGCCTCCCCGCCGCACGTGCCCACGGCCCGTCCCTACCAGGACAGCCAGGCCGAAGAGCTGGACGTACCGGACTTCTTGAAGTGA
- a CDS encoding YggT family protein codes for MGVALDVVYIALMCFLIVLIFRLVMDYVFQFARSWQPGKPMVVVLEGTYTVTDPPLKLLRRVIPPLRLGGVALDLSFFVLMIIVYILLSIVGKVASSV; via the coding sequence ATGGGCGTCGCACTGGATGTGGTCTATATCGCGCTGATGTGTTTCCTCATCGTGCTGATCTTCCGGCTGGTCATGGACTACGTCTTCCAGTTCGCAAGGTCATGGCAGCCAGGCAAGCCGATGGTGGTCGTTCTCGAGGGCACTTACACTGTCACCGACCCACCGCTGAAGCTCCTGCGGCGGGTCATACCGCCGTTGCGTCTCGGGGGCGTGGCACTTGACCTGTCCTTCTTCGTTCTGATGATCATCGTCTACATTCTGCTCAGCATCGTGGGCAAGGTTGCGAGCAGCGTGTGA
- the murG gene encoding undecaprenyldiphospho-muramoylpentapeptide beta-N-acetylglucosaminyltransferase, giving the protein MHVVLAGGGTAGHIEPALALADALRRQDPTVGITALGTERGLETRLVPERGYDLALIPAVPLPRKPTAELITVPGRLRGTIKAAEQVLERTKADCVVGFGGYVALPGYLAAKRAGVPIVVHEANARPGLANKIGSRYAHGVAVSTPDSKLRAARYIGIPLRRTIATLDRARVRPEARAAFGLDPNLPTLLVSGGSQGARHLNEVVQRIAPLLQRSGIQILHVVGPKNELPRIDNMPGMPPYIPVPYVDRMDLAYAAADMMLCRAGAMTVAELTAVGLPAAYVPLPIGNGEQRLNAQPVVNAGGGLLVDDAALSPEWVQGNVLPVLSDPHRLYEMSRAAAEFGRRDADDLLVGMVYEAIASRRQA; this is encoded by the coding sequence GTGCATGTCGTACTCGCCGGCGGGGGGACCGCCGGGCACATCGAGCCCGCGCTTGCCCTCGCAGACGCCCTGCGCAGGCAGGACCCGACCGTGGGAATCACTGCCCTCGGCACGGAACGCGGACTCGAGACCAGGCTCGTACCCGAGCGGGGGTACGACCTGGCACTGATCCCCGCAGTCCCGCTGCCGCGCAAGCCCACGGCCGAACTGATCACCGTCCCGGGGCGGCTGCGCGGCACCATCAAGGCGGCCGAGCAGGTCCTGGAGCGCACCAAGGCCGACTGCGTGGTCGGCTTCGGCGGCTACGTGGCCCTGCCCGGGTACCTCGCGGCCAAGCGCGCGGGTGTCCCGATCGTCGTCCACGAGGCGAACGCCAGGCCGGGTCTGGCGAACAAGATCGGTTCCCGCTACGCCCACGGCGTCGCCGTCTCCACCCCTGACAGCAAGCTGCGCGCCGCCCGCTACATCGGCATCCCGCTGCGGCGCACCATCGCCACCCTGGACCGGGCCCGGGTACGTCCCGAGGCGCGGGCGGCCTTCGGGCTCGACCCCAACCTGCCGACCCTGCTGGTCTCCGGGGGGTCCCAGGGCGCGCGCCACCTCAACGAGGTCGTCCAGCGCATCGCGCCCCTGCTCCAGCGGTCGGGAATCCAGATCCTGCACGTGGTCGGCCCGAAGAACGAACTGCCGCGCATCGACAACATGCCCGGTATGCCGCCCTACATCCCGGTACCGTACGTGGACCGGATGGATCTCGCGTACGCCGCGGCCGACATGATGCTCTGCCGCGCGGGCGCGATGACCGTCGCCGAACTCACCGCCGTCGGGCTGCCGGCCGCCTACGTCCCGTTGCCGATCGGCAACGGCGAGCAGCGGCTCAACGCCCAGCCGGTGGTCAACGCCGGCGGCGGTCTGCTGGTTGACGACGCGGCACTGAGCCCCGAGTGGGTGCAGGGCAACGTCCTGCCGGTGCTCTCGGACCCGCACCGGCTGTACGAGATGTCCCGTGCGGCCGCGGAGTTCGGGCGACGGGACGCCGACGACCTCCTCGTCGGCATGGTGTACGAGGCGATTGCCTCACGCCGCCAGGCGTGA
- a CDS encoding cell division protein FtsQ/DivIB has protein sequence MAGPTTAQRGEAERADTPARPPHISPEGRRLTGRTRLILAAAGVLLTAAGTLWVLYGSSWLRLERVTTTGTEVLTRAEVEAAARAPVGDPLVSVDTGAIAARLRQKLPRIDSVDVVRSWPHGIALKVTERKPVLLVEKGEKFIEVDAKGVRFATVDERPRHVPLLELAPGDSAGLRRFGAGRLLREAVRVAGHIPERVAGETESVTITSYDSAVLKLTRERTVMWGSSEKGPAKARVLTALMKASPKAGHFDVSAPTAPAASKS, from the coding sequence GTGGCCGGACCGACGACCGCACAGCGCGGCGAGGCCGAGCGGGCCGACACCCCGGCCCGCCCGCCCCACATCAGCCCCGAGGGGCGCCGGCTGACAGGCCGTACGCGACTGATCCTGGCGGCGGCCGGCGTACTGCTGACCGCGGCGGGCACCCTCTGGGTCCTCTACGGATCGTCCTGGCTGCGCCTGGAGCGGGTGACGACCACCGGAACCGAGGTCCTCACCCGGGCCGAGGTGGAGGCCGCCGCGAGGGCCCCGGTCGGGGACCCCCTGGTCTCCGTCGACACGGGCGCCATCGCGGCCCGCTTGCGCCAGAAGCTGCCCCGTATCGACTCGGTGGATGTCGTGCGGTCATGGCCGCACGGAATTGCCCTTAAAGTGACCGAACGGAAGCCGGTCCTACTGGTGGAAAAGGGCGAGAAGTTCATCGAAGTGGACGCGAAGGGCGTGCGGTTCGCCACCGTGGACGAGAGGCCCCGGCACGTGCCCCTGCTGGAGCTGGCGCCCGGGGACTCGGCCGGCCTGCGCCGGTTCGGCGCCGGCCGGCTCCTGCGGGAGGCGGTGCGCGTGGCGGGGCACATCCCGGAACGGGTGGCCGGGGAGACCGAGTCCGTCACGATCACCTCGTACGACTCGGCCGTCCTCAAACTGACCCGTGAACGCACGGTGATGTGGGGCAGTAGTGAGAAGGGGCCCGCCAAGGCGCGGGTGCTCACCGCTCTCATGAAAGCGTCCCCCAAAGCGGGGCACTTCGACGTGAGTGCTCCCACCGCGCCTGCCGCGTCCAAGAGTTGA
- the pgeF gene encoding peptidoglycan editing factor PgeF produces MIGPHDAVQTAESSTGGAHFAFTDRWGGVSAAPYAELNLGGAVGDDPAAVRTNRERAARSLGLDPAGVVWMNQVHGRDVAVVDGPWGDAPEIPAVDAVVTKRRGLALAVLTADCTPVLLADAAAGVVAAAHAGRPGLVAGVVPAVVEAMTALGAEPARIVAHTGPAVCGRCYEVPEQMRADVAGSVPAAWSTTSWGTPAVDVTAGVHAQLDGLGVGDRHASPFCTLESGDHFSYRRDRTTGRLAGYVWLD; encoded by the coding sequence GTGATAGGTCCGCACGACGCGGTGCAGACCGCGGAGTCCTCGACGGGCGGCGCCCATTTCGCCTTCACCGACAGGTGGGGCGGAGTGAGCGCCGCTCCGTACGCGGAGCTCAACCTCGGCGGCGCGGTCGGTGACGACCCCGCCGCTGTCCGCACGAACCGTGAACGCGCGGCCCGCTCCCTGGGACTCGACCCGGCCGGTGTCGTCTGGATGAACCAGGTGCACGGGCGGGACGTCGCCGTCGTCGACGGCCCCTGGGGCGACGCCCCGGAGATCCCCGCCGTGGACGCGGTGGTGACGAAGCGGCGCGGACTCGCGCTCGCGGTGCTCACCGCCGACTGCACGCCCGTCCTGCTCGCCGACGCCGCGGCCGGTGTGGTCGCGGCCGCCCACGCGGGACGGCCCGGCCTCGTGGCGGGAGTCGTCCCGGCCGTGGTGGAGGCGATGACCGCGCTCGGCGCGGAACCGGCCCGCATCGTGGCGCACACCGGACCGGCCGTCTGCGGGCGGTGCTACGAGGTGCCGGAGCAGATGCGCGCCGATGTCGCCGGGAGCGTCCCGGCGGCGTGGTCCACGACCAGCTGGGGAACACCCGCGGTCGACGTGACGGCCGGAGTCCACGCCCAGCTCGACGGACTCGGCGTCGGCGACCGGCACGCCTCGCCGTTCTGCACCCTGGAGTCCGGGGACCACTTCTCGTACCGCCGCGACCGCACCACGGGTCGGCTCGCCGGATATGTCTGGTTGGACTGA
- a CDS encoding YggS family pyridoxal phosphate-dependent enzyme gives MTDRRAQLAANLEQVEERIASACASAGRAREEVTLIVVTKTYPASDVRILHGLGVRHVAENRDQDAAPKAAACADLDLTWHFVGQLQTNKVRSVAGYADVVQSVDRVRLVTALSAAAGRDGRELGCLIQVALDAGSGARGERGGVSPDGVEELAAAVEAARGLRLDGLMTVAPLAGPYAGRQRAAFDRLMEFSSRLRGNHPAANMVSAGMSADLEDAVAAGATHVRVGTAVLGVRPRLG, from the coding sequence GTGACGGATCGCAGGGCCCAACTCGCGGCGAACCTGGAGCAGGTGGAGGAACGTATTGCCTCCGCCTGTGCCTCGGCCGGCCGGGCCCGGGAGGAAGTGACCCTCATCGTGGTCACCAAGACGTACCCCGCGAGCGATGTGCGCATCCTCCACGGGCTCGGCGTGCGCCACGTCGCCGAGAACCGTGACCAGGACGCGGCACCGAAGGCGGCCGCGTGTGCGGACCTGGACCTCACCTGGCATTTCGTCGGGCAGCTCCAGACCAACAAGGTCCGTTCCGTGGCCGGTTACGCCGACGTCGTCCAGTCGGTGGACCGGGTGAGACTCGTCACCGCGCTCTCGGCGGCCGCCGGGAGGGACGGGCGCGAACTCGGCTGCCTGATCCAGGTCGCCCTGGACGCCGGGAGCGGCGCACGCGGAGAGCGGGGCGGCGTCTCGCCGGACGGGGTCGAGGAGTTGGCCGCGGCGGTGGAGGCCGCGCGAGGTCTCAGGCTCGACGGCCTGATGACCGTGGCCCCGCTGGCCGGGCCGTACGCGGGCCGGCAACGGGCCGCGTTCGACCGGCTGATGGAATTCTCATCAAGGCTGCGCGGGAACCATCCGGCTGCGAACATGGTGTCCGCCGGTATGAGTGCGGACCTCGAGGACGCCGTCGCGGCCGGAGCGACACATGTACGCGTCGGTACGGCGGTGCTCGGAGTCCGACCCCGGCTCGGGTAA
- a CDS encoding DivIVA domain-containing protein, translating into MPLTPEDVRNKQFTTVRLREGYDEDEVDAFLDEVESELTRLLRENEDLRAKLAAATRAAAQNQQNQQQQGMRKPPEQQERPGAPVPAAISGPPVQQQQPPQMGPPQLPGGAPQLPAGPSGHGPQGGHGPGPQGPHGPGPMQGGPMGGPMGGPMGGHQQQQMQQMQQQQQMQQPGQGPGGDSAARVLSLAQQTADQAIAEARSEANKIVGEARSRAEGLERDARAKADALERDAQEKHRVAMGSLESARATLERKVEDLRGFEREYRTRLKSYLESQLRQLETQADDSLAPPRTPAAASLPPSPSLAPAGAGAMGHTMGGNHGGHGSQQMGGGQQSMGGGPSYGGGQQQMSPAMTQPMAPVRPQAPQPMQQAPSPMRGFLIDEDDN; encoded by the coding sequence ATGCCGCTGACCCCCGAGGACGTGCGGAACAAGCAGTTCACGACCGTCCGCCTCCGAGAAGGCTATGACGAGGACGAGGTCGATGCCTTCCTCGACGAGGTCGAGTCGGAGCTGACCCGTCTGCTTCGTGAGAACGAGGACCTGCGCGCCAAGCTGGCCGCCGCCACGCGCGCGGCCGCGCAGAACCAGCAGAACCAGCAGCAGCAGGGGATGCGCAAACCCCCGGAGCAGCAGGAGCGGCCCGGCGCACCCGTGCCCGCCGCCATATCTGGTCCGCCGGTACAGCAGCAGCAGCCCCCGCAGATGGGTCCCCCCCAGCTGCCCGGTGGAGCTCCGCAGCTGCCTGCCGGTCCCAGCGGCCACGGCCCCCAGGGCGGTCACGGCCCGGGTCCGCAGGGCCCGCACGGCCCCGGCCCGATGCAGGGCGGTCCCATGGGTGGCCCGATGGGCGGCCCCATGGGCGGTCACCAGCAGCAGCAGATGCAGCAGATGCAGCAGCAGCAGCAGATGCAGCAGCCCGGTCAGGGCCCCGGCGGCGACAGCGCCGCCCGAGTCCTCTCCCTCGCCCAGCAGACCGCGGACCAGGCGATCGCGGAGGCCCGCTCCGAGGCCAACAAGATCGTCGGCGAGGCGCGCAGCCGTGCCGAGGGCCTCGAGCGTGACGCCCGTGCCAAGGCGGACGCCCTGGAGCGGGACGCGCAGGAGAAGCACCGCGTGGCGATGGGCTCGCTGGAGTCCGCCCGCGCGACGCTGGAGCGCAAGGTCGAGGACCTGCGCGGCTTCGAGCGCGAGTACCGGACCCGCCTGAAGTCCTACCTGGAGAGCCAGCTGCGCCAGCTGGAGACCCAGGCCGACGACTCGCTGGCTCCGCCGCGTACGCCCGCCGCCGCCTCCCTGCCGCCGTCGCCCTCGCTGGCCCCGGCCGGCGCGGGAGCGATGGGACACACCATGGGCGGCAACCACGGCGGTCACGGCAGCCAGCAGATGGGCGGCGGCCAGCAGTCGATGGGCGGCGGCCCGTCGTACGGGGGCGGCCAGCAGCAGATGTCGCCCGCGATGACGCAGCCGATGGCACCGGTGCGGCCGCAGGCGCCGCAGCCGATGCAGCAGGCCCCGTCGCCGATGCGCGGGTTCCTCATCGACGAGGACGACAACTGA
- a CDS encoding cell division protein SepF — MAGAMRKMAVYLGLVEDDGYDGPGFDPDDEFEPEPEPERDRRRHQPAHQVERERDEPVRAVQPPAPREPVQLPAESGRPARIAPVASITPERPNLEKNAPVIMPKVVSEREPYRITTLHPRTYNEARTIGEHFREGTPVIMNLTEMDDTDAKRLVDFAAGLVFGLHGSIERVTQKVFLLSPANVDVTAEDKARIAEGGFFNQS; from the coding sequence ATGGCCGGCGCGATGCGCAAGATGGCGGTCTACCTCGGCCTCGTGGAGGACGATGGGTACGACGGTCCGGGGTTCGACCCCGACGACGAATTCGAACCCGAGCCGGAGCCCGAGCGGGACCGGCGGCGGCACCAGCCCGCGCATCAGGTGGAGCGGGAACGGGACGAACCGGTACGAGCGGTGCAGCCACCCGCACCCCGGGAGCCGGTTCAGCTCCCGGCGGAAAGCGGACGACCCGCCCGAATCGCACCCGTGGCATCCATCACACCTGAACGCCCGAACCTGGAGAAGAACGCACCGGTGATCATGCCCAAGGTCGTGTCCGAGCGTGAGCCCTACCGGATCACCACGCTGCACCCCAGGACCTACAACGAGGCCCGTACCATCGGGGAACACTTCCGCGAGGGCACTCCGGTGATCATGAATCTCACGGAGATGGACGACACGGACGCGAAGCGACTTGTCGACTTTGCCGCAGGACTCGTCTTCGGTCTCCATGGGAGCATTGAACGAGTGACGCAGAAGGTGTTCCTGTTGTCGCCTGCTAACGTCGATGTCACGGCGGAGGACAAGGCCCGCATCGCAGAGGGCGGGTTCTTCAACCAGAGCTGA
- the ileS gene encoding isoleucine--tRNA ligase, with protein sequence MTSPQYRQVPAQVDLPALEHAVLDFWRDGKVFAKSLERSEGRPEWVFYEGPPTANGMPGAHHIEARVFKDVFPRFRTMQGYHVGRKAGWDCHGLPVELAVEKELGFNGKKDIEAYGIAEFNARCRESVTRHTDAFAELTTRMGYWVDLDDAYRTMDPEYVDSVWWSLKEIFNKDLLVQDHRVAPWCPRCGTGLSDHELAQGYETVVDPSVFVRFPLTSGPLAGEAALLVWTTTPWTLVSNTAVAAHPDVTYVVATDGAEKLVVAQPLVEKALGEGWELTGQTFTGREMERWTYERPFELVEFPAEAHFVVNAEYVTTEDGTGLVHQSPAFGADDLVVCRSYGLPVVNPVRPDGTFEEDVPLVGGVFFKKADEALTEDLAARGKLFRHVPYEHSYPHCWRCHTALLYYAQPSWYIRTTAVKDRLLQENEKTNWYPDSVKNGRFGDWLDNNVDWALSRNRYWGTPLPIWRCEDDHLTCVGSRAELTELTGTDQSDLDPHRPFIDEVTFTCTHADCQLEAYRVPEVIDAWYDSGSMPFAQWGYPYKNKEVFESRYPAQFISEAIDQTRGWFYTLMAVGTLVFDKSSYENVVCLGHILAEDGRKMSKHLGNILQPIPLMDQHGADAVRWFMAAGGSPWAARRVGHGTIQEVVRKTLLTYWNTVAFQALYARTSKWAPSAADPAPADRSVLDRWLLSELGTLVDEVTKALEAYDTQRAGKLLSAFVDDLSNWYVRRSRRRFWQGDKAALRTLHEVVETVTRLMAPLTPFITERVWQDLIVPVAPDAPESVHLSTWPKADPASIDPVLSSQMALVRRLVELGRATRAESGVKTRQPLSRALVAASGFDALTPELRAQITEELNVSSLASLSEVGGSLVDTTAKANFRALGKRFGKGVQAVAKAVANADAAALSLALREGTASVEVDGERVALAPDEVIITETPREGWSVASDSGATVALDLEITPELRAAGLARDAIRLIQEARKNSGLDVADRIAVRWTSTSAGTAEALAAHATLIADEVLAVDYAQGEADDTYGTPFEDEGLGLVFRLRKAQH encoded by the coding sequence ATGACATCGCCGCAGTACCGCCAGGTACCCGCCCAGGTCGACCTGCCCGCCCTCGAGCACGCCGTGCTCGACTTCTGGCGCGACGGCAAGGTCTTCGCCAAGAGCCTCGAACGGTCCGAGGGCCGCCCCGAGTGGGTCTTCTACGAGGGCCCGCCGACCGCCAACGGCATGCCCGGCGCCCACCACATCGAGGCCCGCGTCTTCAAGGACGTCTTCCCGCGCTTCCGCACCATGCAGGGCTACCACGTCGGCCGGAAGGCCGGCTGGGACTGCCACGGCCTCCCGGTCGAGCTCGCGGTGGAGAAGGAGCTGGGCTTCAACGGCAAGAAGGACATCGAGGCGTACGGCATCGCCGAGTTCAACGCCAGGTGCCGCGAGTCCGTGACGCGCCACACCGACGCCTTCGCCGAGCTCACGACCCGCATGGGCTACTGGGTCGACCTGGACGACGCGTACCGCACCATGGACCCGGAGTACGTCGACTCCGTGTGGTGGTCGCTGAAGGAGATCTTCAACAAGGACCTGCTGGTCCAGGACCACCGCGTCGCCCCCTGGTGCCCCCGCTGCGGCACCGGCCTCTCCGACCACGAGCTCGCCCAGGGCTACGAGACGGTCGTCGACCCCTCGGTCTTCGTGCGCTTCCCGCTGACGAGCGGACCGCTGGCCGGCGAGGCCGCGCTGCTGGTCTGGACGACGACCCCGTGGACCCTGGTATCCAACACCGCCGTCGCCGCGCACCCGGACGTCACCTACGTCGTCGCGACGGACGGCGCGGAGAAGCTGGTCGTCGCCCAGCCGCTGGTCGAGAAGGCGCTGGGCGAGGGCTGGGAGCTCACCGGGCAGACGTTCACCGGCCGGGAGATGGAGCGCTGGACCTACGAGCGCCCGTTCGAGCTGGTGGAGTTCCCGGCCGAGGCGCACTTCGTCGTCAACGCCGAGTACGTGACGACCGAGGACGGTACGGGTCTGGTCCACCAGTCCCCCGCGTTCGGCGCCGACGACCTCGTCGTCTGCCGCTCGTACGGCCTGCCGGTCGTGAACCCGGTCCGCCCCGACGGCACGTTCGAGGAGGATGTCCCGCTGGTCGGCGGCGTCTTCTTCAAGAAGGCCGACGAGGCGCTCACCGAGGACCTGGCGGCGCGCGGCAAGCTCTTCCGCCACGTCCCGTACGAGCACAGCTACCCGCACTGCTGGCGCTGCCACACGGCCCTGCTCTACTACGCGCAGCCGTCCTGGTACATCCGCACGACCGCGGTCAAGGACCGGCTGCTCCAGGAGAACGAGAAGACCAACTGGTACCCGGACTCCGTCAAGAACGGCCGCTTCGGCGACTGGCTGGACAACAACGTCGACTGGGCGCTGTCGCGCAACCGCTACTGGGGCACGCCGCTGCCGATCTGGCGCTGCGAGGACGACCACCTCACCTGCGTGGGCTCGCGCGCGGAGCTCACCGAGCTGACCGGCACGGACCAGTCGGACCTGGACCCGCACCGCCCGTTCATCGACGAGGTCACGTTCACGTGCACGCACGCGGACTGCCAGTTGGAGGCGTACCGCGTCCCCGAGGTCATCGACGCCTGGTACGACTCGGGTTCGATGCCGTTCGCGCAGTGGGGATACCCGTACAAGAACAAGGAGGTCTTCGAGAGCCGTTACCCGGCGCAGTTCATCTCGGAGGCCATCGACCAGACGCGCGGCTGGTTCTACACGCTGATGGCGGTCGGCACCCTCGTCTTCGACAAGTCGAGTTACGAGAACGTCGTCTGCCTGGGCCACATCCTCGCCGAGGACGGCCGCAAGATGTCCAAGCACCTGGGCAACATCCTCCAGCCGATCCCGCTCATGGACCAGCACGGCGCCGACGCCGTCCGCTGGTTCATGGCGGCCGGCGGCTCCCCCTGGGCCGCGCGCCGGGTGGGCCACGGCACCATCCAGGAGGTCGTCCGCAAGACGCTCCTGACCTACTGGAACACCGTGGCCTTCCAGGCCCTGTACGCCCGTACGTCGAAGTGGGCGCCCTCGGCGGCCGACCCGGCGCCCGCCGACCGCAGCGTCCTGGACCGCTGGCTGCTGAGCGAGCTCGGCACCCTGGTCGACGAGGTCACCAAGGCACTGGAGGCGTACGACACCCAGCGTGCCGGCAAGCTGCTCTCCGCGTTCGTCGACGACCTGTCCAACTGGTACGTCCGCCGCTCGCGCCGCCGCTTCTGGCAGGGCGACAAGGCGGCCCTGCGGACGCTGCACGAGGTCGTGGAGACGGTCACCAGGCTGATGGCCCCGCTGACCCCGTTCATCACGGAGCGGGTCTGGCAGGACCTGATCGTCCCGGTCGCCCCGGACGCCCCGGAGTCGGTGCACCTGTCGACCTGGCCGAAGGCCGACCCGGCCTCGATCGACCCGGTGCTCTCCTCGCAGATGGCCCTCGTACGCCGCCTGGTGGAGCTGGGCCGGGCCACGCGCGCCGAGTCGGGGGTCAAGACCCGGCAGCCGCTGTCGAGGGCTCTCGTCGCGGCCTCGGGCTTCGACGCCCTCACGCCCGAGCTGCGCGCCCAGATCACCGAGGAGCTGAACGTCTCCTCCCTGGCCTCCCTGTCCGAGGTCGGCGGCTCGCTGGTCGACACCACCGCCAAGGCCAACTTCCGCGCGCTGGGCAAGCGCTTCGGCAAGGGCGTACAGGCCGTGGCCAAGGCCGTCGCGAACGCCGACGCCGCGGCGCTGAGCCTGGCCCTGCGCGAGGGAACGGCCTCGGTCGAGGTGGACGGCGAGCGGGTCGCCCTGGCCCCCGACGAGGTCATCATCACGGAGACCCCGCGCGAGGGCTGGTCGGTGGCCTCCGACTCGGGCGCGACGGTCGCCCTGGACCTGGAGATCACCCCGGAGCTGCGGGCCGCCGGACTGGCCCGTGACGCGATCCGGCTGATCCAGGAGGCCCGCAAGAACAGCGGCCTGGACGTGGCCGACCGCATCGCGGTGCGCTGGACCTCCACGTCCGCCGGGACGGCGGAGGCACTGGCCGCCCACGCGACCCTGATCGCCGACGAGGTGCTGGCCGTGGACTACGCGCAGGGCGAGGCGGACGACACGTACGGCACGCCGTTCGAGGACGAGGGCCTGGGGCTGGTCTTCCGCCTCCGCAAGGCCCAGCACTGA